GCTTACCTTACGATGCGAGTACTCAAAGCCGTCCACATTGAACACGGGCACAATGTGCCAATCATAACTCTCCGCCAGATTGCGTACTTCCGGCTGCTGTGAGGTTAGCAGCTCATTGATGAACCACGTTGCACTGGCCGATGTAATCCATTCACGTGCATGAATATTGGACTCTATGAAAATTCCTGGCTTGTTTGTCCCATGCGATATTTTAATGCCACGAATTCTACGTCCTTGGTAGGAGTATCCCACAGTAAACTCCTCGGTCACAGTTGGATGAGCCTCGAATATGCCATCCAACCAGGCCTCAATCTCGGCCAGCTCATGATAACGTGTCCAGCCAAAGGTGCCGCTATCTCTGGCACTCGCAAATTGTTCGTCGTCGATAAGCCTAAAAATCATGTCATAACGTTCACAGTATCGAATAAAAATTCCTCAAAAATCATATATCTTATCTTACAACAAAACTAgcttaaatgcttatataaCTTGCGGTTATAGGAAACAAACTTCTTTGAATAATAGCCTCATATTCATTATAGAGAAGTTTGTCTTGATATATTCATGATAAGTAGAAATATAAACT
This genomic window from Drosophila innubila isolate TH190305 unplaced genomic scaffold, UK_Dinn_1.0 134_U_U, whole genome shotgun sequence contains:
- the LOC117793199 gene encoding zinc carboxypeptidase A 1-like encodes the protein MRLIWLLASFVVLASAGTLKDPPRQRYDNFSVYKINIKNKLQLSLITKVCELNKMYDIWKEYDEYSKEVHVMVNPDEVKHFQLLLKLYGISNELLIPNVQKLIDDEQFASARDSGTFGWTRYHELAEIEAWLDGIFEAHPTVTEEFTVGYSYQGRRIRGIKISHGTNKPGIFIESNIHAREWITSASATWFINELLTSQQPEVRNLAESYDWHIVPVFNVDGFEYSHRK